From the genome of Devriesea agamarum, one region includes:
- a CDS encoding response regulator, whose translation MPIRVGIVDDQSLLVSAFAALVETASDMTVVATALSGAEALEIVSTTDIDVLLMDVKMPDMSGLDITRVIAARADRPRILMLTTFNINEYVTEALRSGARGFIFKDANSEEFLDAIRSVHAGRMVLANEAAHHVAEALRVRPDGVGAEDATSKPQTHSGAERGVSVDTALRDLRVRLTPREQQVLVLVGKGRTNPEIARELFIAETTVKSHVSSLLSKLGCRDRVGLAVLVNRR comes from the coding sequence GTGCCGATACGCGTTGGAATTGTCGATGATCAGTCCTTGCTCGTGTCCGCATTCGCTGCTCTCGTCGAGACAGCGTCAGATATGACCGTGGTGGCGACAGCACTCAGTGGCGCGGAAGCGCTTGAGATCGTCTCGACCACTGATATCGATGTGCTCCTCATGGACGTAAAAATGCCGGATATGAGCGGACTGGACATCACTCGCGTCATCGCCGCCCGGGCCGATAGACCTCGCATCCTCATGTTGACGACTTTCAACATCAATGAATATGTGACTGAAGCCCTCCGATCCGGTGCGCGCGGATTTATCTTTAAAGACGCCAACTCCGAGGAGTTTCTTGACGCCATCCGAAGTGTCCACGCTGGACGGATGGTTCTTGCGAATGAAGCTGCGCATCATGTGGCGGAAGCGCTAAGAGTAAGACCTGATGGAGTCGGGGCCGAGGATGCAACCTCCAAACCGCAGACCCATTCCGGCGCCGAACGGGGTGTCTCAGTGGATACGGCTTTGAGGGATCTGAGGGTGCGACTGACCCCGAGAGAGCAGCAGGTCCTCGTTTTGGTTGGCAAAGGTCGCACTAACCCGGAAATTGCGAGGGAGCTATTCATTGCCGAGACCACGGTGAAGTCCCATGTAAGCAGCCTGCTATCAAAACTGGGATGCCGTGATCGGGTAGGGCTTGCCGTTCTCGTAAACCGGCGTTAA